aaaataaaaatacaaaacatcataataaaatctgttttttttatatttattttaaattgaaatttttgttttagcagaaaagaaaaaacaaaaggaaaaaaattaaaatattcattcaattttaaattaaaacatTCGCTTAAgcagaaaaaaaacaaaaagctaATATTTATTCTATTTAACGTTCATCCTTCCTAATGGACGCAATCGGGTCATGGAAAAAGTATTATCATGTTTcggtagacctgatcaaaaggcgggcCGGGCCGGGTCGAGAGAACAAAAAACTGCCCATTGTGTCGGGCCGGGCTGGGCCAAGGTTCGGGCAAATTTTGCgtgcccaaaacccgctatttcgggccAAAATTAGCGGGCATTTCGGGTCATTTTCCggccgggccaaatttataactaaaaatgtCGTTTTGCGTTGCCCAAAAACCCGGGCCGAAATATgctgcccaaaacccgctaaATTTCGGGCCGGGCCAGCGGGCCGGGCCCATGATGATCAGCTCAATGTTTCGGAAATAAAGCTTTTTCATGGGTGCTACCTCCACCAACTGAATAATTTAGACCTGAACATTCGTATACAGTTGGTTATGTGTTGCGCATCGATTGGGCAGTGGAGTGCATGTGATTAAACAAGTATATTGCGAGCAAACGAAGAAAATGATACCCACTATTTTATAGGATAAATAACTTTACTTCAGTACTAACATTTTAATTTTTCGATGGGATATGTTAGTTGTAACAAAATAATGTTAagttttttaatagctttaattggTCCTAAAATTCGATTTTTCGTCATTTAAGGTTACGCGTATTGTATGACCTTACTATCGCAAAATATGAACTTTACGAATGATTTTTAGTGCCTAATATTTGCGAAATTCCGCACGCTTCGCATGCATAaaatttcgcacgcatcgcgtgcataaaatactagtcATTGTAtatcctatgttggtgtaacTTTTTGTCCTCGTGTTATGTTCTGAAATCGGGTAGAAAATACTGGTCATCACTGGGatattatatttttgttttcatGAGAAATATTGAGGTTACTTGTACAGGGTAAGTGTTGAGATAGTAATTAGGGAAGTTGAAGTATTTCTGTAACGGTCAGTATTCATGATGGAGGTTGAAGTATTTTCGTAACAGTCAAAGTATTCATTGTAGTATTCATGATAGTAATTGGGAATGTTGAGGTATTGCCGTAACTGTTGAAGTATTGATGATAGGATATTGAAGTATTGATGAGGTATTAGGaatttaacatttatttattgaaTCAATATGATGTGTAGGTTCGTTCTTGGTTGCCTATGATATTTGTTGCATAAATACTCTTTGAGAATAATAATATGTTCAAGCTTTAAGAATATGATGATAATAATAAATACCCAAAATTCAAAAGAATgagaaatcaaaatttaaacgACCAAACAGTAAAAATATGATGATAATAGTAAATATCCAAattaaaaaatccaaaattgaGGAGAGAAATTGGATTTACCACTTAACCTAGTTTTTTTTTGACAGGAAAAGAGAGCCATTTCATTAAGAGAGGGAAGCCTTGTCAGAGGTGACAAGAGCAGAAATATTATCAGGTTGATCATCCATCCACACGGTCTCTTCGCTCATTGAGAGGGAAGAGCGTGCAATGGCATGCACAACCTTGTTACATGGTCTCTTTGCAAAATTAAATATCAGAAAATAAACTTTGATGCTACAACAATAATATCATCCACCAATACTTGAGTTGCGTTCCTCATTCTGTGTTCTGTTCGTAGCAGTTGCACGAGCTGCAAACAATCAGATTCAGCTTCCACACTTCGGTATCCTGCATCGAAAGCATAAGTGAGTCCGAAGTACATAGCCTCTGCCTCAGCTTGAAGGGCCAAACAGTCCGTGGCTACTTTCCTTCCTGCAGTCATTAGAGTGTCACCCTCTCTATCACGAACCACCATTCCCAAACCTATCATCCCTTCCCGCACCGCTGCGTCAATATTCAGTTTGTATGGGGCTAGTGTAGGGGTCTGCCACCTGCATTCTTGTGGTTCAATTGGAGGCTTGGGGGTCTCGTCACGTACCAACGCTGCTTCGTACTCTCCCAGGAGCATCATCGTTTTGTCGCAAGCAATCCTGGTGCTGACTCTTTTCCTTTCGAAGGTCCACATGTTTCTCAAACTCCATGCTTTCCAAATGAACATCATGAGGATCTCCCAGGCTCGATGCATAGTGCACTTCTTTGACATTGTTATACACCATTCAGTAAAAGACTCGCACTCCCTATTCTCATCACTCAGCCGGGCAGGGGAGGTAAGCCATAGCATCTTACTATCTTCACACTGCAGCACTAGATGCTCCATCGTTTCCGCACTCTCGCCACACCTAGGACATCGAGGATCAATTGGCACTCCACGGCTTGCTAAGGTGTGCATTGTGGGCAGGGCATTTCTCATCGCTCTCCACACTAGATTTTTAACTCTTTGGGGCACGCCTGCTCCCCAAATTCTCTTCCATAGCGGAGTTTTTGGGTCAGGGGTTGAGGCTCCTTCATTCCCACTTTGACGTTGCATCTCAAGATGATAGGCGCTGCGAACGGTGAAGTCTCCACTTTTGGTATGCTCCCACATTAGGAAATCGTGTTGGTCACTTGCTGCCAAGTACACACGGTGCACCGCAGCAGTTTCTTCGTCGGTAAGTGCCTGCATGAGTTCATCATTCCTCCATCCTCCCCCATCGCTCTCCATCCACTCACAAACCAGACTATCACCCGTCTCTGGGGACGGGGGCGTTGAGAGCAGTTTTCCCCCTGGGATTCCATTCACCCATTTATCCTTCTAGAATCTAACACAATGACCATCACCTATTACCCACTTCGAACCATGTTGCAGGAGTTCCCGGGCCGATAAGATTGATCTCCACGTGTAGCTCGCAGTGGGGGGGATAGTAGCTTCCCATAAAGACGAACGGGGAAAATACTTTCCTTTTAGAACCCGAGCAGCAAGTGAGGAAGGATTATTTACTAGCCTCCAACACTGCTTAGCGAGCAGGGCTACATTGAAGGCACTCAGATCACGCAGGCCCACACCACCAGCTTCCTTCGCCACACAAAGCTTCTTCCATCCGGTTAGGGCTAGTTTCCTCTCACTACCTTTTTGGCCCCACCAAAAATTCCGGCACGTAGAATTCATAGAGTCTATTACCCCTTTCGGGATTTTAAAGCATTGGATTGCGTAAGTGGGAATCGCTTGAGCAACGAACTTTAGTAACACCTCCCTACCCGCCCTTGAGAGACACATTTCTTTCCAACCCTTGACTTTTTTCCATACCCTATCTTGAATTGTCCAGAAAACGGTTTTCTTAGACCTTCCTACAAAGGTAGGGAGACCAAGATatcgttcgtgttcgttgaccgCCTTAAAATTCAACTTCGTAAGAAGCATATTCTGCATATTAGCACAAACATTTCGGCTGAACGATACCTCCGATTTCTCTAGATTGATTTTTTGCCCGGACGCCACCTCATAAGTCAAGAGAATATCCATAATCGCCTCGGCCTCTGTCTCACTAGCCCTAGTGAACAGCAAAGTGTCGTCCGCAAAGAAAAGGTGAGAGATGGGGTCGACTTGTCTGCATATACGAACCCCATGAATGGCCTTGCTAGCTTCTGCCTTCCTCAACATAGATGATAACCCATCAGCGcaaataaggaaaagaaaaggggaAATTGGGTCCCCTTGGCGCAAGCCTCTACTAGGGGTGAACTTCGTCGATGGGAATCCGTTAAACAAAATTGAGTAAGAAACCGATGATATACACCTCATAATCAGTTCCACCATACTAGCTCCGAAGCCCAATTTCAacatcataccctccacaaatcTCTACTCAACACGATCGTAGGCCTTGCTCTTATCGAGTTTCATAGCCATAAATCCCGTTACCCCTTTCTTCTTTTTCCGAAGGTAATGAAAAAGCTCGTAGGCCACTAAAACATTGTCGGTTATCAGTCGGCCCGGGACGAAAGCGCTTTGAGCCTCACTAATAACCATCGGAAGCACCCTTTTGAGCCTGTTTGAGATCACTTTCGAGACTAGCTTGTAGATCACATTGCATAAACTAATGGGCCGATAATCCTTCGTTGTCTCACATTTATCCTTCTTAGGGATAAGAATGATATTGGTgtgattaacatgatctataGAGCCGCCATCGTTGAGTATATGCAACACTTCCGCTGTGACCTCCTCACCGACCAAGTACCAGAATTTTTTATAGAATAAGGCCGGCATTCCGTCGGGCCCGGGAGCCTTCGTGGGATGCATCTGCTTAAGGGCTGTAATCACCTCATTACTTGTGTACGGGGCCAAAAGAGATTCATTCATTTCATTTGTGACTTTGGGCTGGACCGTGTCAAGTACCTGGTACAAGTCATCATCACTGCCAATGTTAGAGGAAAAAAGAGATTTAAAGTAAGTAACAAAGACAGCTTCGGTTTCCTCTTCCACTTCCCTCCACGTTCCCCCATCATCAAAAACCCCTCTAATGGTATTGCGGTGTCTCCGTTGGTCAGCTTTCTTATGGAAGAAGGCGGTATTTTTGTCACCATCCTTAAGCCATGTTTGCCGACTTCTTTGCGCCCAATATACCTCCTCCCTTATCTCAAGCTCATCGATCTCTGAGTCAATTCGACGACTCTCTGCGATAATCTCATCAGACGGCTCGCGCAACATGAGCTCTTTCATAATATCCCTCCTTTTCTTCACCTCTGCTACAAAATCATTCGGCCTTTTCCTACTCCACCCACGAAGCTGGCTAGCACACCATTCAATATTTTGTTTCACACTCCGTTGAGGGCATGACTGCCAGGCATCGGAAACAACCTTACCGCACTCATCGTCCCTCAGCCACTCCTTCTCGAACCTAAAGCACCGTCTTCTTTTTTTGCTGTGGCCATAAGCGTGTACTTGAAGCTGGATGACAGCTTTAATGGGGACATGGTCGGACTTCCGTTTTGGTAGATGTTTGACCATTATACACGGATACAGAGATAGCCACTCATCCGATGCCACAAAGCGATCGAGTCTCTCTTGTATGTTATCATCTCCCACTCTATTATTGCTCCATGTAAAGTCATAACCCTCATAGCGAATGCTCCGAAGTCGACATCTATCCAGCACAGCCCTAAAGCCGTCAATCTCCCCTTGGCTTTTTGGGCTCCCTCCCTTCTTCTCTGCATGGGATAAGATACAATTGAAGTCGCCAAAACACAACCACGGGAGAGAGCACACCGCATTCAGTTGGTCTAGGAGCCTCCACGTATGGCCCTTATTCTCCTCTTCTGGAAAGCCATAAATACCAGTCATTCTCCACTCCGTTCCCCCCACACCCTTCACCACAAAATCCATATGGTTTAGCGAGGATGACATAAGAGTAAGGTCTATGTTATCCTGCCAAAACATCGCAAGTCCGCCACTTCGTTGCCTCCCATCCCCACTACAATCAACGCTCAAGTAATTCCGAAAATTAATCTTCCGCTTAATACTTTCCCATTCCTTGCCTTTTAACTTTGTCTCGGAGAGAAAGACAAAGTGGGGATGTTCAATGCGAATCACACCCTTGAGTGCGTTCTCTGCACGGGGGCTCCCCAATCCACGGTAGTTCCAAGATAGGCCCATCATTGTTGTTCGCGGTGTTGCGAGGCAACCACCGCTACAGGAATTGAGTTCTCTCCGCTATCCTTCATTTCCCCTACCTTCGACCGTTTTGGAGCATCAAGGCCATCAATCTCCATTAGGTCCTTTCTCTTCCCGGCCACCTCATCACATCTTTCTTGACCTGTATCACTTACCTCCTTCTCATTGGACACCCCTCTCTTGATCCTCCTAAACTTCCCGCCTCCAACTGAGCCACTACCCACACTAAAGTTCAAATTACATACTGCTAGTGTAGAATTGGGCTCTCCATCCTCAGCTCTCTTCTCGTCCTTCCCTAGCCCATCATCATCTCTCTCCTTAGTTCTCACCCGGTTCTCCTCATGTTGTGCCTCCTCTATCGAGAGTGATACCCCTCCCAGTTTTTCCACCAACAGTTCCACCGTCCTTTCCGTCTCCACCGCAACCTCTTCAgatgttttcttttgtttaacAATGAACAGCTTCCGAGCACACGACGTACCCTCATATCTGGCTTCACTGACATCCCCCTTATTCACGATCCATGGTGACGCCCTTAACCTTTCATTAAACTTGAAGTCACATGCCCTAGGGCTAGGGTGTGCCTCACAGTCTTTTTCGTCGTGCCCTAATTTACCGCAAAGGTAGCAGAACACCGGGAGCTTTTCGTACCGAACTTTCACCTTCTCCACCACCCCTCCCCTAAGTTTCAATTCTATTTCATCCTTTAGGGGTTTTTGAACATCAATCATGACTCTAACACGGAGGGATTTATTGACCCCAATAATGTCGGACTTGTCTACCTTTACGAACGTACCCACCTTGCTTGCAATTCTCTTCGCATTCATCTCATTACTCCTGCCTAGGATAGGCAGATCATACACTCTTATCCAGAACGGTGCCCAATGGAGTGGGTATTCGAATGGCTTTAGATCACCACAAACCTCGCTTAGGGCTAAAATATGCTTGTCGAAATGCCACGGTTGTGCTTCCATAACGAACTCCTTATCCCTCCAGTGGTGGAATTGGAAGTAGAAGGTATTCTTTTCCAGACAGTTCGCGTCCAGTCCATGCTTAGGGTTCCAGATCTTTTTCATAGTTGCGATTAGGGCATTGTTATTGATGTTTCTCTCTGTCCAGATTTTCGCCATAACCCCTAGGGCAGCCTTCGCCTCATCCTCTTCTTCTCCATCTATCTCCCACTCAATCTCCTCCTTCTCTTCCTCTTCAACATCATTCCCACGACGTGGTGTCTTTGGCTCTTCTAACGTAGCCATTGGGTGGCTGTAATCCGCAACCAGCTTCTCGGATCCTCGAGCAAAAACCTTCGAAAAGGAACGGAAACCCTAGCAGGCGGCTAGAACGAAAACCCTCCCAAGAGTATACGCCTCTAGAGGGAACAATTCCACTTAACCTAGTTAAGGGCTGGCAATTCTAACATGAATTTGGCTCTATTTGTCCATGTGAAAACAATTAATACCCAATGCCAACCGAACTCGGAATCACGATTACCGGGAAAGTCGTCGAAGTGATCGAAAGTGAGATTATCAATGAGTCTGGATGTTATCTCCGATAACCATAAGAAATTTGGTTTTAGCGTTGATAATAAAGCTTCGTCGATCCTCCTCCATATCAAATTTGagctccaccaccaccaacgtTGTTACCATCGCCCGTCCTAATCAGAAACGACTCTCGTCGGGTTTCTCATGTCGCGAATCCCGAGAATGAGATCAAGCTACTTCAGGGTTTTCTGGAGTATACATGAGGTCGATGACGAAGACTTCGGGTCACCACCATGAACGACGGCGTTTATAATCAGTATCCAGTTAaagttttttttgattttttttaaataaaataaaggcaaAATTGTCAAAAATAATATACCTTCTTTTTGCCACACTTTGTGAACTAGTATCTTATGATTCCAGTTTTGACAAATAtaccttgaattaaaaagttgttTTTAAAAATGATAAATTGTAGCAACATTCCGACCAAAATAtcaattattagttattattattatttattaattaattacagattattaattatttattatttagtaattaattatcatttattattattatttagtaattaattacatattacgaattatttattatttattctttagttattagttattcattattaaataataattatttattatttattatttaggaaaatttgtaattattaatccaaccttttcccggttttctttaattaagcctacctatgcgatatttctaaataatccaacctttatgacccaactactattattaagcctagatgaccggttacctgctacaaagtcaaagaaaatttgtaattattaatccaaactttgcccgattttctttaattaagcctacctatgcgatatttctaaataatctaacctttatgacccaactactattattaagcctggatgaccagTTACCTGCTACAATgtcaacgttaaaaacgttgacaacctaaagttagtttccctcctaaaatattggacacgtcatcatcacttgccacctaaacaaggatttcatttttttttccaaaaaacccttaacccttctcttttctgtaccgtgtttcaattcctctctcctccattactgctgcttcaaccacaattgtactggttcatgacatcatcagcgattttcttgtggaaataggtgacttcatccacgtgcattcaaatttcgtctccaaaatcgtacaattgaaggtgaacttatgaaccttagcgtttttgttccttttttggtaagttttgaattttgggcttccttgatggtcagttcgtaaaaacccgagctgttgcaataatatagtttatttttatgttgtgggatgttggttatttTGGTCTTGTTGGAAAattagaaagaaaataaaaaccttgaatttgaagaagatccagatccaacaggcaattgctttaccccaaccatatcaattgctgattatttttgatgaacttcgaatggagaggcatgagggatcgacaatggtggagaagaggtagaagagaaataatggagagcAGTGCAtagatgaagcagaaaatcgcagaggagagaggaacgaaaattaaaatagcaattaaagaaaataaggggaaaataaaataaaaataaattataattgttatatgccacgtaaaggtgaataccgcctatagcaggttagtaacttgttaggcttaataatagtagttgggtcataaaggttggattatttagaaatatcgcataggtaggcttaattaaagaaaatcgggcaaaggttggattaataattacaaattttcctattatttgttatttattatttattatttattatttattatttattatttattatttattatttattatttattatttattatttattatttatatttattatttattatttattatttattatttattatttattatttattatttattatttattatttattatttattatttattatttattattattatttattatttattatttattatttattatttattatttattattattattattatttattatttattatttattatttattatttattatttattatttattatttattatttattatttattatttattatttattatttattatttattatttattatttattatttattatttatatttattatttattatttattatttattatttattattattatttattatttatatttattattattattatttattatttattatttattatttattattattattattatttattatttattatttattatttattattattattatttattatttattatttattatttattatttattatttattatttattatttattatttattatttattatttattatttattatttattatttattatttattatttattatttattatttattatttattatttattatttattattattatttattatttattatttattatttattatttattatttattatttattatttattatttattatttattatttattatttattattattatttattatttattatttattattattatttattatttattatttattatttattatttattatttattatttattatttattattattattatttattatttattatttattatttattatttattatttattatttattatttattatttattatttattatttattatttattattattatttattatttattatttattatttattat
This Spinacia oleracea cultivar Varoflay chromosome 6, BTI_SOV_V1, whole genome shotgun sequence DNA region includes the following protein-coding sequences:
- the LOC130463377 gene encoding uncharacterized protein; this translates as MESDGGGWRNDELMQALTDEETAAVHRVYLAASDQHDFLMWEHTKSGDFTVRSAYHLEMQRQSGNEGASTPDPKTPLWKRIWGAGVPQRVKNLVWRAMRNALPTMHTLASRGVPIDPRCPRCGESAETMEHLVLQCEDSKMLWLTSPARLSDENRECESFTEWCITMSKKCTMHRAWEILMMFIWKAWSLRNMWTFERKRVSTRIACDKTMMLLGEYEAALVRDETPKPPIEPQECRWQTPTLAPYKLNIDAAVREGMIGLGMVVRDREGDTLMTAGRKVATDCLALQAEAEAMYFGLTYAFDAGYRSVEAESDCLQLVQLLRTEHRMRNATQRPCNKVVHAIARSSLSMSEETVWMDDQPDNISALVTSDKASLS